One Cryobacterium roopkundense genomic region harbors:
- a CDS encoding endonuclease/exonuclease/phosphatase family protein — MKVISYNLRKNRASGELVALAERYDPDILCLQECDTLELPAEVGLLHLADSTVRNRLGLAIYYRRDRFRAVKTKTFALKKSLHDRVLTPAHERLIGTRLVDLAEEREIVVASFHAAPLTALNSLRRNQIRSAHDELHELGPGLPTLMVGDYNYPIFKQHLSNRVNESGYDLTLSDTVTYTRYKFFHGHFDLATSVGLSIDKVETLPSGTSDHMPILVSSSYSADKPMRPLNSQLVSPDGDFAI, encoded by the coding sequence ATGAAGGTCATCAGTTACAACCTCCGCAAGAATCGGGCCAGTGGTGAACTGGTCGCGTTGGCAGAACGTTACGACCCCGATATCCTGTGTCTGCAGGAATGCGACACCCTCGAGCTGCCCGCCGAGGTGGGTCTGTTGCACCTGGCGGACTCTACGGTGCGAAACCGCCTGGGGCTTGCGATCTACTACCGTCGGGACCGCTTTCGGGCGGTGAAGACGAAGACGTTTGCGCTCAAGAAGTCCCTGCACGATCGCGTGTTGACCCCGGCGCACGAGCGCCTGATCGGAACCCGCCTCGTCGACCTCGCCGAGGAGCGAGAAATCGTCGTGGCGTCGTTCCACGCCGCGCCGCTTACGGCACTGAACTCCCTGCGCCGCAACCAGATTCGGTCGGCCCATGACGAGTTGCACGAGCTGGGGCCGGGGCTGCCCACCCTGATGGTGGGTGACTACAACTACCCGATCTTCAAGCAGCACCTCAGTAATCGCGTGAACGAGTCCGGCTACGACCTGACGCTGAGCGACACCGTCACCTATACCCGGTATAAGTTCTTCCACGGCCACTTCGACCTCGCCACCTCGGTGGGCCTCAGCATCGACAAGGTCGAGACCCTGCCGAGCGGCACGAGCGACCACATGCCGATCTTGGTCAGCTCGTCCTACAGCGCCGACAAACCCATGCGACCGCTCAATTCGCAACTCGTGTCGCCGGATGGTGACTTCGCGATCTAG
- a CDS encoding DUF222 domain-containing protein, producing the protein MTTSTDLLVESTAALADTYSHSLGGGVRTEEEPDAGVDVQRMTNAGLLASMAATFEVVRLAQALLVREAGELNDRFEHDTGIAAQTGNRNAAAALTDIGHISMAEAGRLIRVGKATKPRMSLIGEQLAPEYREVARAVNAGELTVDSALYITANLEQAAPRATTADLEMAEKELVEFAVANPVDSVRKLSIRYRDALDVDGVEPREEVLVSRRGLNRLVLPNGMKRYVLDADPVSAAFLDTAIDGMTSAELRKPRFEAKEDPDGCGDNHEIIGDGRTMPQLNFDAFVDIVRHALSCKEGLGALDHTTIIVRMTLESLQSGLGEAQLDGIEQPISAGTARKMAAEACLIPMVLGGKSEVLDFGLRKRLFTTAQKLAAIERDGGCATAGCNRPPSYAEGHHIRWYKAHDGPTNQANCVMLCSACHHRIHREGWDVVVKDNVVYFIPPASVDPRRTPRRGGRPPVPAPKGHDGPHYKRKV; encoded by the coding sequence ATGACCACTTCAACGGACCTCCTCGTGGAGAGCACGGCGGCACTCGCCGACACGTACTCTCACTCCCTGGGTGGTGGTGTGCGCACTGAGGAGGAACCCGACGCCGGGGTGGATGTGCAGCGGATGACGAACGCGGGTTTGCTGGCCAGCATGGCGGCCACCTTTGAGGTGGTCAGGTTGGCGCAGGCGCTTCTGGTTCGGGAGGCGGGCGAGCTCAACGACAGGTTCGAACACGACACCGGCATCGCCGCCCAGACGGGTAACCGAAATGCCGCCGCGGCCCTGACTGACATCGGTCACATCTCGATGGCGGAGGCCGGTCGGTTGATACGGGTGGGGAAGGCGACGAAGCCGAGGATGAGCCTGATCGGGGAGCAACTGGCACCCGAGTACCGGGAGGTCGCTCGAGCGGTCAATGCGGGGGAACTCACCGTGGATTCGGCGCTGTACATCACCGCGAACCTCGAGCAGGCCGCCCCGCGGGCCACGACCGCAGACCTCGAGATGGCGGAGAAGGAGTTGGTGGAGTTCGCGGTAGCGAACCCGGTGGATTCGGTGCGGAAGCTGTCCATCCGGTACCGGGACGCCCTCGACGTGGATGGTGTGGAACCGCGGGAGGAGGTGTTGGTGTCGCGGCGGGGGTTGAATCGGCTGGTGCTGCCCAACGGCATGAAACGCTACGTGCTCGATGCGGACCCGGTGTCAGCGGCGTTCCTGGACACCGCGATCGACGGGATGACCAGCGCGGAACTGCGCAAACCCAGGTTTGAAGCCAAGGAAGATCCTGACGGGTGTGGCGACAACCACGAGATCATCGGCGACGGCCGAACAATGCCGCAACTGAACTTCGATGCCTTCGTCGACATCGTGCGTCACGCCCTCTCCTGCAAAGAGGGACTCGGGGCACTGGATCACACGACGATCATCGTGAGGATGACCCTCGAATCCCTGCAATCAGGGCTCGGCGAAGCCCAGCTCGACGGGATCGAACAGCCGATCTCCGCCGGAACGGCCAGGAAGATGGCGGCGGAGGCGTGTTTGATCCCGATGGTCCTCGGCGGCAAGAGCGAGGTTCTCGACTTCGGCCTCCGAAAACGGCTCTTCACAACGGCGCAAAAGCTCGCCGCGATCGAAAGGGACGGCGGCTGCGCCACGGCCGGGTGTAACCGGCCGCCCAGCTATGCCGAAGGTCACCACATCCGTTGGTACAAAGCGCATGACGGGCCGACGAACCAAGCGAACTGCGTGATGCTCTGTAGTGCGTGCCACCACCGCATCCACCGCGAAGGCTGGGACGTGGTCGTGAAGGATAACGTGGTGTACTTCATCCCTCCGGCCAGTGTCGATCCGAGGAGAACTCCGCGACGAGGCGGCCGACCACCGGTCCCGGCACCGAAAGGACACGACGGCCCCCACTATAAGCGCAAGGTGTGA
- a CDS encoding integrase core domain-containing protein, translating into MLWKTPQDFCLWRRSPRTLTTEWASARKYTSHERAEALAPWLNFYNTERIHTGIGQAPLSQVSPTS; encoded by the coding sequence ATTCTATGGAAAACTCCCCAAGATTTTTGCCTGTGGAGGAGAAGTCCTCGCACCCTCACCACAGAGTGGGCCTCCGCACGAAAATACACGAGCCACGAACGCGCCGAAGCCCTTGCGCCCTGGCTGAACTTCTACAACACTGAACGCATCCACACTGGAATCGGACAGGCACCGCTCAGCCAAGTGTCACCAACGTCATGA
- a CDS encoding A1S_2505 family phage non-structural protein, which produces MMITRLEPNEIFVFGSNATGHHLGGAAADAHANFGAIWGEGHGLHGRSYAIDTMSGLEVLAAEVAAFLSLAQAHAELRFLVTELGCGIGGYSPEQIAPLFNAATDNVMLPARFRSVLSAGRGA; this is translated from the coding sequence ATGATGATCACTCGTCTCGAACCGAACGAAATCTTCGTATTCGGTTCCAACGCCACCGGCCACCACTTGGGTGGCGCCGCAGCTGATGCCCACGCGAACTTCGGAGCGATCTGGGGAGAGGGTCACGGCCTTCACGGGCGCTCCTACGCCATCGACACTATGAGCGGGCTGGAGGTTCTCGCTGCGGAGGTGGCGGCCTTCCTGTCCCTCGCCCAGGCGCACGCGGAACTGCGGTTTCTGGTGACCGAGCTCGGCTGCGGCATCGGCGGCTACTCCCCCGAGCAGATCGCCCCGTTGTTCAACGCGGCGACCGACAACGTGATGCTGCCGGCCCGGTTCCGATCGGTCCTGTCCGCCGGGCGAGGCGCCTGA
- a CDS encoding HAD-IA family hydrolase, with protein sequence MQTATEVMGRVFRAVLFDMDGTLIDSTPAVNRSWLRWAAERGLDEAFRSGNHGMPARQIVESLVPADAVEQALARVLALETADTHDITVLPGAAELLLSIPEQHRAIVTSCGRTLAAARISASGLAAASVVVTIDDTSRGKPNPEPFLEGAARLGVDPRECLVIEDAPAGLAAARAAGCATIGVVGTHQADELEADLVVPSLERLRVRVTETGVVFSLLP encoded by the coding sequence ATGCAGACAGCCACCGAGGTGATGGGGCGGGTGTTCCGGGCCGTGCTCTTCGACATGGACGGCACCCTCATCGATTCGACTCCCGCCGTGAACCGATCCTGGCTGCGCTGGGCCGCCGAACGTGGGCTCGACGAAGCGTTCCGCAGTGGCAACCACGGCATGCCGGCCCGCCAGATCGTGGAGTCGCTCGTGCCCGCCGACGCCGTGGAGCAGGCACTTGCGCGCGTGCTGGCCCTCGAAACCGCCGATACGCACGACATCACGGTGCTGCCCGGTGCCGCCGAACTCCTGCTGAGCATCCCCGAACAACACCGAGCCATCGTCACGTCGTGCGGGCGCACCCTCGCGGCCGCGCGAATTTCAGCCTCGGGGCTGGCCGCGGCATCCGTTGTGGTCACCATCGACGACACCAGCCGGGGTAAGCCGAACCCCGAGCCGTTCCTCGAGGGGGCCGCACGTCTCGGGGTCGACCCGCGGGAGTGCCTCGTGATCGAAGACGCCCCGGCAGGCCTCGCCGCTGCCCGCGCCGCCGGCTGCGCGACGATCGGCGTGGTCGGAACTCACCAGGCGGACGAGCTCGAGGCCGACCTCGTGGTGCCGAGCCTCGAACGCCTCCGGGTGCGAGTCACCGAGACTGGCGTGGTCTTCAGCCTGCTGCCCTGA
- a CDS encoding DarT ssDNA thymidine ADP-ribosyltransferase family protein — protein MDDECIHGLDGGLCAVCFPQAAPEVVAAPVVRKRSSNAKPPSLTGPRTATPTVSAAAPRKAAAVAKRPIDNVGEQRIYHVTHISNLAAILASGGLLADASDALEARPAVDVSAADVREARRAAALPGENGLVIADYVPFFLSPNARVWDAIRARSGDARLVLNAHGSDAYDFVIFVSTVKKVVDAHAATNDDFPAAVAVADGDAAHASTRVVSTSEGVDRMLVRLRSDLDSDALLTAELLVQETFPLELVTLLGVANDRVRDAVREILKASTYRPKVAVYPPWFQASEEEVLED, from the coding sequence TTGGACGACGAATGCATTCACGGACTTGACGGCGGACTCTGCGCCGTCTGCTTCCCCCAGGCCGCACCGGAGGTCGTGGCCGCGCCCGTCGTGCGCAAGCGCTCCAGCAACGCCAAGCCGCCGTCGTTGACCGGACCGCGCACGGCGACACCCACCGTCTCCGCAGCGGCTCCGCGCAAAGCGGCGGCCGTGGCCAAGCGCCCGATCGATAACGTGGGCGAGCAGCGCATCTACCACGTGACTCACATCAGCAACCTCGCCGCGATCCTCGCCAGCGGCGGCTTGCTGGCCGACGCGAGCGACGCCCTCGAGGCGCGCCCCGCCGTGGACGTTTCCGCGGCCGACGTGCGTGAGGCCCGCCGCGCGGCCGCCCTGCCCGGCGAAAACGGCCTCGTGATCGCCGACTACGTGCCCTTCTTCCTGTCGCCCAACGCGAGAGTGTGGGACGCCATCCGCGCCCGCTCGGGCGACGCCCGCCTCGTGCTGAACGCGCACGGCTCCGACGCCTACGACTTCGTGATCTTCGTCAGCACCGTCAAGAAGGTTGTCGACGCCCACGCCGCCACGAACGACGACTTTCCGGCGGCGGTTGCCGTGGCCGACGGCGACGCGGCGCATGCTTCGACCCGTGTGGTCTCGACGAGCGAAGGCGTCGACCGGATGCTCGTGCGCCTGCGGTCCGATCTCGACTCCGACGCCCTGCTCACAGCGGAGCTGCTCGTGCAGGAGACCTTCCCGCTCGAGCTCGTCACCCTGCTCGGCGTGGCCAACGACCGGGTGCGCGACGCCGTGCGAGAAATCCTGAAGGCCTCCACCTATCGCCCCAAGGTCGCCGTATACCCGCCGTGGTTCCAGGCCTCCGAAGAAGAGGTTCTCGAGGACTAG
- a CDS encoding MOSC domain-containing protein, with the protein MPQEQPAVVSVSRDDRHRFSKPTVSEIRLLTGYGVEGDTHAGATTQHRFLAKKDPTRPNLTQVHLIQAELFDDLDGFTVTPGELGENVTTRGVDLMSLPLGARLHLGADAVVEITGMRSPCSSINGYQPGLMKALITTDAAGRPVRRAGVMAVVAANGTIRAGDAVRVELPSGEQLPLGVV; encoded by the coding sequence ATGCCACAGGAACAGCCGGCCGTTGTGTCGGTGAGCCGAGACGACCGACACCGGTTCAGCAAGCCCACGGTCAGCGAGATCCGTCTGCTCACGGGGTACGGCGTGGAGGGCGATACCCATGCAGGCGCCACCACACAGCACCGCTTTCTGGCGAAGAAGGACCCCACTCGCCCCAACCTGACCCAGGTGCACCTGATCCAGGCCGAACTCTTCGACGACCTCGACGGCTTCACTGTGACGCCGGGCGAGCTCGGCGAAAATGTGACCACCCGCGGCGTCGATCTGATGAGCCTGCCGCTCGGCGCCCGGCTGCACCTCGGCGCCGACGCCGTCGTCGAAATCACCGGCATGCGCAGCCCGTGCAGCAGCATTAACGGCTACCAGCCGGGCCTGATGAAAGCCCTCATCACAACGGATGCCGCCGGCCGCCCCGTGCGACGGGCCGGCGTCATGGCCGTCGTCGCCGCAAACGGCACGATCCGCGCCGGCGACGCCGTCCGCGTCGAGCTGCCGAGCGGAGAACAACTGCCGCTCGGCGTTGTCTGA
- a CDS encoding Dps family protein translates to MHASTTLSNNLQSVLVDLIELHGQGKQAHWNVVGKNFRDLHLQLDEIIVDVRMFSDQLAERMRALEALPDGRSATVSKTTHLAQFPDGEVDTTETVGLITERLDATVDNMRAVHDEVDEEDPTSADILHVFIEKLEQYSWMVGAENRVPKKRAH, encoded by the coding sequence ATGCACGCCTCCACCACTCTCAGCAACAACCTGCAATCCGTTCTGGTCGACCTGATTGAACTGCACGGTCAGGGCAAGCAAGCACATTGGAATGTCGTGGGCAAGAACTTTCGCGACCTGCACCTGCAGCTCGACGAGATCATCGTCGACGTTCGCATGTTCTCCGACCAGTTGGCCGAGCGGATGCGCGCGCTGGAGGCTCTGCCCGACGGCCGCAGCGCCACGGTGTCCAAGACCACCCACCTGGCGCAGTTCCCCGACGGAGAGGTGGACACGACCGAGACGGTGGGGCTGATCACGGAACGCCTCGACGCGACGGTGGACAACATGCGCGCCGTGCACGACGAGGTCGACGAGGAGGATCCCACCAGCGCGGACATCCTGCACGTCTTCATCGAGAAGCTCGAGCAGTACTCCTGGATGGTGGGCGCGGAGAACCGCGTTCCCAAGAAGCGCGCGCACTAA
- a CDS encoding VOC family protein gives MQINGVHHIAIIASDYEVSKRFYQEVLGCRLEAEYYRAERESWMGKLSLNGTYLIELFTFPNTPPRRTGPESLGLRHLAFNVDDVPVAREELLGRGVDCEELRVDPNTLKAMFFFRDPDGLPLEIYER, from the coding sequence ATGCAGATCAACGGCGTTCACCACATCGCGATCATCGCGAGCGACTACGAGGTATCGAAGCGGTTCTATCAGGAGGTGCTCGGCTGCCGACTCGAGGCCGAGTATTACCGGGCCGAACGCGAATCGTGGATGGGCAAACTCTCGCTCAACGGCACGTATCTCATCGAACTGTTCACGTTTCCCAACACTCCCCCGCGGCGCACCGGGCCGGAATCCCTCGGCCTGCGACACCTCGCCTTCAACGTCGACGACGTTCCGGTCGCTCGCGAGGAACTGCTCGGCCGCGGCGTCGACTGCGAGGAACTGCGCGTCGACCCGAACACCCTCAAGGCCATGTTCTTCTTTCGCGACCCCGACGGCCTGCCCCTCGAAATCTACGAGCGCTGA
- the mgrA gene encoding L-glyceraldehyde 3-phosphate reductase, whose amino-acid sequence MTYLPAETRYESMPYRRTGRSGLKLPSISLGLWQNFGDDKPLDTQRAILRRAFDLGITHFDLANNYGPPAGSAETNFGQIFREDFAGHRDEVVLSTKAGYDMWEGPYGNNGSRKYLLSSLDQSLGRMGVDYVDIFYSHRADPDTPLEETMGALHTAVTSGRALYAGISSYSPERTREAAAILADLGTPLLIHQPSYSLFNRWVEDDLLDALDELGAGCIAFSPLAQGLLTDRYLQGIPGDSRVARDGSANKGMVNEATLASIRALTDIAQARGQSLAQLALAWVLRNTAVTSALIGASSVAQLEANVAALDNLSFSVEELAAIDEHATDKGINLWAGSSAV is encoded by the coding sequence GTGACCTACCTTCCCGCTGAAACCCGCTACGAATCCATGCCCTACCGACGCACCGGGCGGAGTGGCCTCAAGCTGCCCTCGATCTCGCTCGGCCTCTGGCAGAACTTCGGCGACGACAAGCCCCTCGACACCCAGCGCGCCATTCTGCGGCGCGCCTTCGACCTCGGCATCACCCACTTCGACCTCGCCAACAACTACGGACCTCCCGCGGGAAGCGCCGAGACGAACTTCGGCCAGATCTTCCGCGAGGACTTCGCCGGGCACCGCGACGAGGTGGTGCTCTCCACCAAGGCCGGCTACGACATGTGGGAGGGCCCCTACGGCAATAACGGCTCACGCAAGTACCTGCTGTCGAGCCTCGACCAGTCACTCGGCCGTATGGGCGTGGACTACGTCGACATCTTCTACTCACACCGCGCCGACCCCGACACCCCCCTCGAAGAGACGATGGGTGCCCTGCACACCGCCGTCACGAGCGGCCGTGCCCTCTACGCCGGCATCTCCTCGTATTCGCCGGAACGCACCCGCGAGGCCGCAGCCATCCTCGCGGATCTCGGTACTCCGCTGCTGATTCATCAGCCCTCGTACTCGCTGTTCAACCGCTGGGTCGAAGACGACCTGCTCGACGCCCTCGACGAGCTCGGTGCCGGCTGCATCGCGTTCTCGCCGCTCGCGCAGGGGCTGCTCACCGACCGCTACCTGCAGGGCATCCCGGGCGACTCGCGGGTGGCCCGTGACGGCTCTGCGAACAAGGGCATGGTGAATGAGGCGACTCTCGCGAGCATCCGCGCCCTCACCGACATCGCACAGGCGCGCGGCCAGTCGCTCGCGCAGCTGGCACTCGCCTGGGTGTTGCGCAACACCGCGGTGACCTCAGCTCTCATCGGGGCGTCGTCGGTGGCGCAGCTGGAGGCCAACGTTGCCGCGCTCGACAACCTGTCGTTCAGCGTGGAGGAGCTCGCCGCCATCGACGAGCACGCCACCGACAAGGGCATCAACCTCTGGGCGGGCTCGAGCGCCGTCTGA
- a CDS encoding DEAD/DEAH box helicase yields MTERDTGATPSWKALLAVPEKQGAASVSRHSGRIGSAPSTRVAGTPPTRMGLQFELREQLPRTNERWRGPTAQPVRTVVPGHGDFRLGVRPVVQNDNGNWVRASLAWNNLTFQVRELNLDPVQHRWFSELIALYRAVRMVYSSREADWIYLDEFSSPLLWHFLGRANELGIAFVGTSKNVTVNLGAEARVSLDVTREAADLRLATTLAIDEVPHAVESAGTIGSHGIYAYNFAPHAAFTLAPTPHPLTGEQLALVGRASAATVPETDVTEFLTEYYPALRRRMRIVSTDASVRFADPAPPVLVLTARFEEKHTLRLGADVEYREGSVITRLPLTPGADEAEARDTAAEAEVRARVAGVLADAELSAIPALQGVDAAEFTEKVLPRLRALAGVRVDVIGTEPAYRELTAAPTLTVTTVETDQRDWFDLGVLVSIEGKSVPFAPLFMALSKGHTRLLLIDNSYLSLRQPVFERLRELIEEARQLGEWKTGLRISRHQASLWADFEDLADETEQAVAWRTAVAGLLDATGIDPTPVPPGVTATLRPYQTHGFDWLAFLWRHRLGGILADDMGLGKTLQALTLIEHATRTDENTDENTDDRRPFLVVAPTSVVSNWVSEAARFTPGLTVRARTETEGGGRASIANAAAGADVIVTSYALFRLDFDAYQAHGWAGLILDEAQFVKNRASQAHLCAKELRTPFKLAITGTPLENNLLDLWSLLSIVAPGLFPSARLFTEDYVRPIERAENPALFAKLRRRIRPVLLRRTKETVAPELPAKQEQVLSIELNPEHRTIYDTFLQRERQKLLGLIEDMNKNRFIIFRSLTLLRLLSLDASLVDSAYAHVPSSKLDALFEQLDDVVAEGHRALVFSQFTSFLKLAAARLDAQGTPYCYLDGSTLRRSEVIDRFKTGLAPVFLISLKAGGFGLNLTEADYVFLLDPWWNPATEAQAVDRTHRIGQTRTVVVYRMVATGTIEEKVMALKQKKAKLFDSVMNDDAAFSESLTAADIRGLFD; encoded by the coding sequence ATGACGGAGAGAGACACCGGGGCGACTCCCTCGTGGAAGGCCCTGCTGGCCGTGCCGGAGAAACAGGGCGCAGCATCCGTTTCCCGACATTCGGGGCGCATCGGCAGCGCGCCGTCCACGCGCGTCGCGGGCACGCCGCCCACGCGCATGGGCCTGCAGTTCGAGCTGCGCGAGCAGCTTCCGCGCACGAACGAACGGTGGCGCGGGCCCACCGCGCAGCCGGTGAGGACGGTCGTCCCTGGCCACGGCGACTTTCGGCTCGGCGTGCGGCCGGTCGTGCAGAACGACAACGGCAACTGGGTGCGCGCGAGCCTCGCCTGGAACAACCTCACGTTCCAGGTGCGCGAGCTGAACCTCGACCCCGTGCAGCATCGCTGGTTCTCGGAACTGATCGCGCTCTACAGGGCAGTGCGCATGGTGTACTCCAGCAGGGAGGCCGACTGGATCTACCTCGACGAGTTCAGCAGCCCACTGCTCTGGCATTTTCTGGGGCGCGCGAACGAACTCGGAATCGCGTTCGTGGGCACCAGCAAGAACGTGACCGTGAACCTCGGAGCCGAGGCACGCGTGAGCCTCGACGTCACCCGCGAGGCGGCCGACCTGCGCCTGGCCACGACCCTCGCCATCGACGAGGTTCCCCACGCGGTCGAGTCGGCGGGAACGATCGGCAGCCACGGAATCTACGCCTACAATTTCGCCCCGCACGCCGCGTTCACGCTTGCGCCCACGCCGCATCCGCTCACAGGCGAGCAACTCGCCCTCGTGGGGCGGGCATCGGCGGCCACAGTGCCAGAGACCGACGTGACGGAGTTTCTCACCGAGTATTATCCGGCCCTCCGCCGCCGAATGCGGATAGTGAGCACGGATGCCTCTGTTCGATTTGCCGACCCTGCCCCGCCCGTACTCGTGCTCACGGCTCGCTTCGAAGAGAAGCACACGCTCCGCCTCGGCGCGGACGTGGAGTATCGGGAGGGCTCAGTTATCACCCGGCTGCCGCTGACGCCAGGGGCCGACGAAGCCGAGGCCCGCGACACAGCGGCGGAAGCCGAGGTGCGTGCCAGGGTTGCGGGCGTGCTGGCCGACGCCGAGTTAAGCGCGATCCCCGCCCTGCAGGGCGTCGACGCGGCGGAGTTCACCGAGAAGGTGCTGCCGCGCCTGCGCGCGCTGGCCGGAGTTCGCGTCGACGTGATCGGCACCGAGCCCGCCTACCGCGAGTTGACCGCGGCCCCCACACTCACCGTGACGACCGTCGAGACCGACCAGCGCGACTGGTTCGACCTCGGCGTGCTCGTCTCGATCGAGGGCAAGAGCGTGCCGTTCGCGCCCCTGTTCATGGCTCTCTCGAAGGGGCACACCCGGCTGCTGCTGATCGACAACAGCTACCTCTCGCTGCGGCAGCCCGTGTTCGAGCGGCTGCGCGAGCTCATCGAGGAGGCACGGCAGCTGGGCGAGTGGAAGACCGGGCTGCGCATCAGCCGTCACCAGGCGAGCCTCTGGGCCGACTTTGAAGACCTCGCAGACGAGACGGAGCAGGCCGTGGCCTGGCGCACCGCGGTCGCCGGGCTGCTCGACGCCACGGGCATCGACCCCACGCCGGTGCCGCCCGGGGTGACGGCGACCCTGCGTCCCTACCAGACGCACGGCTTCGACTGGCTGGCGTTTCTGTGGCGGCACCGGCTGGGCGGCATCCTCGCCGACGACATGGGACTCGGCAAGACCCTGCAGGCCCTCACCCTGATCGAGCATGCCACGCGGACCGACGAGAACACGGACGAGAACACGGACGACCGGCGGCCGTTCCTGGTCGTGGCGCCGACATCCGTCGTGTCCAACTGGGTGTCGGAGGCGGCGCGGTTCACGCCGGGCCTCACGGTGCGCGCGCGTACCGAGACCGAGGGCGGCGGCCGGGCGTCGATAGCGAATGCCGCGGCCGGCGCCGACGTGATCGTCACGTCGTACGCCCTGTTCCGCCTCGATTTCGACGCGTACCAGGCGCACGGCTGGGCGGGCCTGATTCTGGACGAGGCCCAGTTCGTGAAGAACCGCGCCTCGCAGGCGCACCTGTGCGCGAAGGAGCTGCGCACCCCGTTCAAGCTCGCGATCACCGGCACGCCCCTGGAGAACAACCTGCTCGATCTGTGGTCGCTGCTCAGCATCGTGGCACCGGGCCTGTTCCCGTCTGCGCGGCTGTTCACCGAGGACTACGTGCGCCCGATCGAGCGTGCCGAGAACCCGGCGCTGTTCGCGAAGCTGCGCCGGCGCATCCGCCCGGTGTTACTGCGGCGTACCAAGGAGACTGTGGCGCCGGAGCTGCCGGCCAAGCAGGAGCAGGTGCTCTCCATCGAGCTGAACCCCGAGCACCGCACCATTTACGACACGTTCCTGCAGCGCGAGCGGCAGAAGTTGCTCGGCCTGATCGAGGACATGAACAAGAACCGGTTCATCATCTTTCGGTCCCTCACCCTGCTGCGCCTGCTCAGCCTCGACGCCTCGCTCGTGGACTCCGCGTACGCGCACGTGCCGTCGAGCAAACTCGACGCGCTCTTCGAACAGCTCGACGATGTGGTGGCCGAGGGACACCGCGCGCTCGTCTTCAGCCAGTTCACGTCGTTCCTGAAGCTGGCCGCCGCTCGGCTCGACGCCCAGGGCACACCGTACTGTTACCTGGACGGGTCGACCCTGCGCCGTTCGGAGGTGATCGACCGTTTCAAGACCGGCCTGGCACCGGTGTTCCTGATCAGTCTCAAGGCCGGCGGGTTCGGGCTCAACCTCACCGAGGCCGACTACGTGTTTCTGCTCGACCCGTGGTGGAACCCGGCCACCGAGGCGCAGGCGGTAGACCGCACGCACCGAATCGGCCAGACCCGCACGGTGGTGGTGTATCGAATGGTGGCGACCGGCACGATCGAGGAGAAGGTGATGGCGCTCAAGCAGAAAAAGGCCAAACTCTTCGACTCCGTGATGAACGACGACGCCGCGTTCAGCGAGTCCCTCACCGCGGCCGACATCCGCGGCCTCTTCGACTGA